The Flavobacterium sp. HJ-32-4 genome contains a region encoding:
- a CDS encoding LacI family DNA-binding transcriptional regulator produces MKETTLKEIAEQLGISVTTVSKALKGYPDVSPKTRKAVMELAEKWHYQPNSFAVNLRTRESRTIGLIIPEVAHHFFSNVIDGIIGQAEQHGYLVIILQSNESLELEKKQVALLIQKRVDGILMSLSNESNDDDHLREIVARGIPFVQFDKISKLIPSSKVIIDDRAAAASAVQHLIDKGCRRIAHIRGPVNPQNAIDRFMGYKKALQDNGIAFDPSLVYTCERVTFEEGRAFAARIVDEHPDVDGLFAITDLVAVGALDLFNERKVAVPERIAVIGFSNWFMSQVINPPLSSIEQPGREIGEAAFGLLLEEMTAAREQTRPQPRTVSFPTRVVERKSTQRP; encoded by the coding sequence ATGAAAGAAACCACATTAAAGGAAATCGCCGAGCAGCTTGGCATCTCGGTCACTACGGTGTCGAAAGCACTGAAAGGGTATCCGGACGTCAGCCCCAAAACGCGGAAAGCGGTGATGGAGCTTGCCGAAAAATGGCACTACCAACCCAATAGTTTTGCAGTAAACCTTCGCACGCGTGAGTCCCGCACGATTGGACTCATCATCCCCGAGGTAGCGCACCACTTCTTCTCGAATGTGATCGATGGCATCATCGGGCAGGCCGAACAACACGGCTACCTGGTCATCATCCTACAGTCGAACGAGTCGCTCGAACTTGAAAAGAAACAGGTGGCCCTTCTGATACAAAAACGGGTCGACGGCATCCTGATGTCGCTGTCGAACGAATCGAACGACGATGACCACCTTCGGGAGATTGTGGCGCGGGGCATTCCTTTCGTCCAGTTTGATAAAATTTCAAAACTGATTCCGTCTTCGAAAGTCATCATTGACGACCGGGCCGCTGCTGCCTCTGCCGTGCAACATCTCATCGACAAAGGCTGCCGTCGGATTGCCCACATCCGCGGACCGGTGAACCCCCAGAACGCCATTGATCGGTTTATGGGATATAAAAAGGCGTTGCAGGACAATGGTATTGCCTTCGACCCCTCGTTGGTGTATACCTGCGAACGCGTGACATTTGAAGAGGGACGTGCGTTCGCCGCCCGGATCGTTGACGAGCATCCGGATGTAGACGGTTTGTTCGCCATTACCGACCTGGTGGCCGTTGGGGCCCTTGACCTCTTCAACGAACGGAAGGTCGCCGTACCCGAACGCATCGCCGTTATCGGGTTCAGCAACTGGTTTATGTCGCAGGTCATCAATCCGCCGCTCAGCAGCATCGAACAACCCGGTCGTGAGATCGGCGAAGCGGCCTTCGGTTTGCTGTTGGAAGAAATGACGGCCGCACGCGAGCAGACACGTCCGCAACCCCGCACGGTGTCGTTCCCAACGCGGGTGGTAGAGCGGAAGTCGACCCAACGCCCTTGA